In Rhinolophus ferrumequinum isolate MPI-CBG mRhiFer1 chromosome 18, mRhiFer1_v1.p, whole genome shotgun sequence, a genomic segment contains:
- the KISS1R gene encoding kiSS-1 receptor isoform X2, whose protein sequence is MSGTNASWWALANVSGCPGFGANATDGPDPDLWPVDAWLMPLFFAALMLLGLTGNLLVIFVICRHKQMHTVTNFYIANLAATDVTFLLCCVPFTALLYLLPAWVLGDFMCKFVNYIQQVSVQATCATLTAMSVDRWYVTVFPLRALHRRTPRLALAVSLGIWVGSAAVSAPVLALHRLSPGPRIYCSEAFPSRALERAFVLYNLLALYLLPLVATCACYGAMLRHLARPAVRPAPADSALQGQLLVERAGAVRTKVSRLVAAVVLLFAACWGPIQLFLVLQALGPAGSWHPRSYAAYVLKISAHCTSYSNSALNPLLYAFLGSHFRQAFRRVCPCAPRRPRRPGPWCPAAPHAELHCLTAHPAPRMRKQGSSGLGRCRLCVLREHAAPL, encoded by the exons ATGTCAGGAACCAATGCATCCTGGTGGGCGCTGGCCAACGTATCCGGCTGCCCAGGCTTTGGCGCCAACGCCACCGATGGCCCGGACCCTGATCTGTGGCCGGTGGACGCCTGGCTCATGCCACTCTTCTTCGCCGCACTGATGCTGCTTGGCTTGACAGGAAACTTGCTTGTCATCTTCGTCATCTGCCGCCACAAGCAGATGCACACGGTGACCAACTTCTACATTG CTAACCTGGCAGCCACGGACGTGACTTTCCTGCTGTGCTGCGTGCCCTTCACCGCCCTGCTCtacctgctgcctgcctgggtgCTGGGCGACTTCATGTGCAAGTTCGTTAACTACATTCAGCAG GTCTCCGTGCAGGCCACCTGCGCCACCCTGACCGCCATGAGCGTGGACCGCTGGTATGTGACCGTATTTCCGCTGCGCGCCCTGCACCGCCGGACGCCCCGCCTGGCGTTGGCCGTCAGCCTGGGCATCTGGGTGG GCTCGGCGGCCGTGTCTGCTCCGGTGCTCGCCCTGCACCGCCTCTCTCCTGGGCCGCGCATTTACTGCAGCGAGGCCTTCCCCAGCCGCGCCCTCGAGCGCGCCTTCGTGCTCTACAACCTGCTGGCGCTCTACCTGTTGCCGCTGGTCGCCACCTGTGCCTGCTACGGGGCCATGCTGCGCCACCTGGCCCGGCCCGCAGTGCGCCCCGCGCCCGCGGACAGCGCCCTGCAG gggcagCTGCTGGTGGAGCGAGCAGGCGCTGTGCGCACCAAGGTGTCACGGCTGGTGGCGGCGGTAGTCCTGCTTTTCGCGGCCTGCTGGGGACCCATCCAGCTGTTCCTGGTGCTGCAGGCGCTGGGCCCAGCGGGCTCCTGGCACCCGCGCAGCTACGCCGCTTACGTGCTTAAGATCTCGGCGCACTGCACGTCCTACAGCAACTCGGCGCTCAACCCGCTGCTCTACGCGTTCCTGGGCTCGCACTTCCGTCAGGCCTTCCGCCGCGTCTGCCCCTGCGCTCCCCGGCGACCCCGGCGGCCTGGGCCCTGGTGCCCCGCCGCCCCCCACGCCGAGCTGCACTGCCTGACCGCCCACCCGGCCCCCAGGATGCGGAAGCAGGGGAGCAGTGGGCTGGGACGGTGCAGGCTATGCGTCCTGAGGGAACATGCTGCCCCTCTTTGA
- the KISS1R gene encoding kiSS-1 receptor isoform X1, with amino-acid sequence MVMHVEREQSSRRRRGGGSGGHGCLISCSGPCNRSQGRLSSLKNRHLSNRQSTRPPRSKGAAEPSGAALQIRCPPTENLLGLGAGIPRTRPGGASPRRSWDEIPEGGREEEGGEASHALAMSGTNASWWALANVSGCPGFGANATDGPDPDLWPVDAWLMPLFFAALMLLGLTGNLLVIFVICRHKQMHTVTNFYIANLAATDVTFLLCCVPFTALLYLLPAWVLGDFMCKFVNYIQQVSVQATCATLTAMSVDRWYVTVFPLRALHRRTPRLALAVSLGIWVGSAAVSAPVLALHRLSPGPRIYCSEAFPSRALERAFVLYNLLALYLLPLVATCACYGAMLRHLARPAVRPAPADSALQGQLLVERAGAVRTKVSRLVAAVVLLFAACWGPIQLFLVLQALGPAGSWHPRSYAAYVLKISAHCTSYSNSALNPLLYAFLGSHFRQAFRRVCPCAPRRPRRPGPWCPAAPHAELHCLTAHPAPRMRKQGSSGLGRCRLCVLREHAAPL; translated from the exons ATGGTGATGCATGTCGAGAGAGAACAGTCCTCCAGGAGGAGGCGAGGAGGGGGCTCAGGGGGCCACGGATGTTTGATCTCCTGCTCTGGCCCATG CAACCGGAGTCAAGGGAGGTTGAGTTCCTTAAAGAACAGACATCTATCTAACCGCCAGAGCACCCGCCCCCCACG GAGCAAAGGCGCAGCTGAGCCCAGCGGAGCCGCCCTCCAGATCCGGTGTCCTCCAACCGAAAACCTTCTCGGGCTTGGAGCGGGCATCCCCAGGACGAGGCCAGGAGGAGCATCTCCGCGGCGATCCTGGGACGAAATCCCAGAAGGAGGCCGGGAGGAAGAGGGCGGCGAAGCCTCGCACGCCCTGGCCATGTCAGGAACCAATGCATCCTGGTGGGCGCTGGCCAACGTATCCGGCTGCCCAGGCTTTGGCGCCAACGCCACCGATGGCCCGGACCCTGATCTGTGGCCGGTGGACGCCTGGCTCATGCCACTCTTCTTCGCCGCACTGATGCTGCTTGGCTTGACAGGAAACTTGCTTGTCATCTTCGTCATCTGCCGCCACAAGCAGATGCACACGGTGACCAACTTCTACATTG CTAACCTGGCAGCCACGGACGTGACTTTCCTGCTGTGCTGCGTGCCCTTCACCGCCCTGCTCtacctgctgcctgcctgggtgCTGGGCGACTTCATGTGCAAGTTCGTTAACTACATTCAGCAG GTCTCCGTGCAGGCCACCTGCGCCACCCTGACCGCCATGAGCGTGGACCGCTGGTATGTGACCGTATTTCCGCTGCGCGCCCTGCACCGCCGGACGCCCCGCCTGGCGTTGGCCGTCAGCCTGGGCATCTGGGTGG GCTCGGCGGCCGTGTCTGCTCCGGTGCTCGCCCTGCACCGCCTCTCTCCTGGGCCGCGCATTTACTGCAGCGAGGCCTTCCCCAGCCGCGCCCTCGAGCGCGCCTTCGTGCTCTACAACCTGCTGGCGCTCTACCTGTTGCCGCTGGTCGCCACCTGTGCCTGCTACGGGGCCATGCTGCGCCACCTGGCCCGGCCCGCAGTGCGCCCCGCGCCCGCGGACAGCGCCCTGCAG gggcagCTGCTGGTGGAGCGAGCAGGCGCTGTGCGCACCAAGGTGTCACGGCTGGTGGCGGCGGTAGTCCTGCTTTTCGCGGCCTGCTGGGGACCCATCCAGCTGTTCCTGGTGCTGCAGGCGCTGGGCCCAGCGGGCTCCTGGCACCCGCGCAGCTACGCCGCTTACGTGCTTAAGATCTCGGCGCACTGCACGTCCTACAGCAACTCGGCGCTCAACCCGCTGCTCTACGCGTTCCTGGGCTCGCACTTCCGTCAGGCCTTCCGCCGCGTCTGCCCCTGCGCTCCCCGGCGACCCCGGCGGCCTGGGCCCTGGTGCCCCGCCGCCCCCCACGCCGAGCTGCACTGCCTGACCGCCCACCCGGCCCCCAGGATGCGGAAGCAGGGGAGCAGTGGGCTGGGACGGTGCAGGCTATGCGTCCTGAGGGAACATGCTGCCCCTCTTTGA